One window of Cohnella hashimotonis genomic DNA carries:
- the recG gene encoding ATP-dependent DNA helicase RecG, with protein sequence MADRSAEETDLFAIPVTKIKGVSAPKAGELHALGVSTVGELIEYYPFRYEDYRLRPLHEVKDGEKITVQGRIETPPSLQRFGGKSRLLCRVTVEGLLLTAVWFNRAFLKDQMEVGRDIVLTGKWDQRRRQLTVSESEFPDKGAGRTGTLQPVYSIGGSLTQAWVRQRIELALAQYGAMIPELLPPELLDKHSLMPRREAIHRIHRPENTREGQEARRRMVYEELFLFELRLQAYRAMNRKAPDGIAHKISSDDIRAFAANLPFELTEAQKTVVNEITRDMKRPYAMNRLLQGDVGSGKTVVAAIALYATVKDGCQGALMVPTEILAEQHAKSLGKLFEPYGIQVALLTGSRGARERRDLLASLQMGLIDIVIGTHALIQEDVFFRRLGLVVTDEQHRFGVNQRSILRRKGLNPDVLMMTATPIPRTLAITVFGDMDVSTIGERPKGRKPILTYWVKHDKMDRVLGFIRREAELGRQTFFICPLIEESEKLDVQNAIDLHMQLRQAMPELAIGLLHGRMTSAEKDAAMGQFAAGESTVLVSTTVVEVGVDVPNATLMIVMDADRFGLSQLHQLRGRVGRSDHQSYCVLIADPKSENGLERMQAMTDTDDGFEIARRDLELRGPGEFFGTKQSGVPEFRLANLMNDFETLEQARDDAAALTAEPSFWTAQAYAGLRDYLRREAPDYSEPLD encoded by the coding sequence ATGGCCGATCGATCGGCAGAAGAGACGGATCTGTTCGCCATACCGGTCACGAAGATCAAAGGCGTGAGCGCCCCCAAGGCGGGGGAGCTTCACGCCTTGGGTGTTTCTACGGTGGGCGAGCTGATCGAATATTATCCGTTCCGCTACGAGGACTATCGGCTGCGGCCGCTCCACGAGGTGAAGGACGGAGAGAAGATCACCGTGCAAGGGCGAATCGAGACGCCGCCGTCGCTGCAGCGGTTCGGAGGCAAGTCGCGTCTGCTCTGCCGGGTGACGGTGGAGGGATTGCTGCTGACGGCGGTCTGGTTCAACCGCGCGTTCCTGAAGGATCAGATGGAGGTCGGGCGGGACATCGTCCTGACGGGAAAATGGGATCAGCGGCGGCGCCAGCTCACGGTGTCGGAGTCGGAGTTCCCGGACAAAGGCGCCGGCCGCACCGGAACGCTGCAGCCCGTTTATTCGATCGGCGGCAGCCTGACCCAAGCTTGGGTGCGGCAGCGTATCGAGCTCGCGCTGGCGCAGTACGGCGCGATGATCCCGGAGCTGCTGCCGCCGGAACTGCTGGACAAGCATAGTCTCATGCCCAGGCGCGAAGCGATTCACCGGATTCACCGGCCGGAAAATACGCGCGAGGGCCAGGAGGCCCGGCGCCGCATGGTGTACGAGGAACTGTTTTTGTTCGAGCTGCGGCTGCAGGCTTACCGCGCGATGAACCGCAAGGCGCCCGACGGCATCGCGCACAAGATCAGCAGCGACGACATTCGCGCGTTTGCGGCGAATTTGCCGTTCGAGCTGACCGAGGCGCAGAAGACCGTCGTCAACGAGATCACGCGCGATATGAAGCGGCCGTACGCGATGAACCGGCTGCTGCAGGGCGACGTCGGCTCGGGCAAGACGGTCGTGGCCGCGATCGCGCTGTACGCGACGGTCAAAGACGGCTGTCAGGGCGCGCTTATGGTGCCGACGGAGATTCTGGCGGAGCAGCATGCCAAGTCGCTGGGGAAGCTGTTCGAGCCTTACGGCATTCAAGTGGCGCTGCTCACCGGGAGCCGGGGAGCGCGGGAGCGGCGGGATCTTTTGGCTTCGCTGCAGATGGGGCTCATCGATATCGTGATCGGCACGCACGCGCTCATCCAGGAGGACGTCTTTTTCCGGCGGCTCGGGCTCGTCGTGACGGACGAGCAGCACCGCTTCGGCGTCAATCAGCGCAGCATTCTGCGGCGCAAGGGACTGAATCCCGACGTGCTTATGATGACGGCGACCCCGATTCCGCGCACGCTCGCCATCACCGTGTTCGGCGACATGGATGTGTCGACGATCGGAGAGCGGCCCAAGGGACGCAAGCCGATCCTGACCTATTGGGTCAAGCATGACAAGATGGACCGCGTGCTCGGCTTCATTCGCCGGGAAGCGGAGCTCGGGCGGCAGACGTTTTTTATCTGCCCGCTCATCGAGGAGTCAGAGAAGCTCGACGTGCAAAACGCGATCGATCTGCATATGCAGCTGCGGCAGGCGATGCCGGAGCTTGCGATCGGCCTGCTCCACGGGCGCATGACTTCGGCGGAGAAGGACGCGGCGATGGGGCAGTTCGCGGCCGGCGAGTCTACGGTGCTCGTCTCGACGACCGTCGTCGAAGTCGGCGTCGACGTGCCGAACGCCACGCTTATGATCGTGATGGACGCGGACCGCTTCGGGCTCTCGCAGCTGCATCAGCTGCGGGGCCGGGTCGGGCGAAGCGACCATCAGTCGTACTGCGTCCTGATCGCGGATCCGAAGTCCGAAAACGGGCTCGAGCGGATGCAGGCGATGACGGATACGGACGACGGCTTCGAGATTGCGCGGCGGGATCTGGAGCTGCGGGGGCCCGGCGAGTTTTTTGGCACGAAGCAGAGCGGGGTGCCGGAGTTCAGGCTCGCGAACCTGATGAACGACTTCGAGACGCTCGAGCAGGCGCGCGACGACGCGGCCGCGCTTACGGCGGAGCCGTCGTTCTGGACGGCGCAGGCGTACGCGGGGCTGCGCGACTACTTGCGGCGCGAGGCGCCGGACTACAGCGAGCCGCTGGATTAG
- a CDS encoding stage VI sporulation protein F, whose amino-acid sequence MSWQKFGIRPDLVERVKVKMKNPATKDRVKALLDGVTKSDLQDRPKVKRLVKSSAKVLGEPLTDLQEEQLVNFVIAQKIDPKSTLHLIKLWAMFR is encoded by the coding sequence GTGAGTTGGCAAAAGTTCGGCATTCGGCCGGATCTGGTGGAGCGCGTCAAGGTGAAGATGAAAAATCCGGCCACGAAGGATAGAGTCAAGGCGCTGCTGGACGGGGTGACCAAAAGCGATCTGCAGGATCGGCCCAAAGTCAAACGTCTCGTCAAGTCGTCCGCCAAAGTGCTCGGCGAGCCGCTGACCGATCTGCAAGAGGAACAGCTGGTGAACTTCGTCATCGCGCAAAAGATCGATCCGAAGAGCACGCTCCATCTGATCAAGCTATGGGCGATGTTCCGGTAG
- a CDS encoding DNA polymerase IV, producing the protein MPHERTIFLIDGQSFYASIEKARHPGLMHKPVAVGDPARRSGIILAACPIAKAKGVTTAERVGEALAKCPDLIVIRPRMQTYIGISLFMTQIYEAFTDQVEPYSIDEQFLDVTGSIPAYGPPELIAELIQNHVKLSTNINVRVGVGPTKILAKMALDNYAKKTPEGVSTLTFDKLEDTLWKLPVHNMFMVGSRMTRHFTRMGLANIGDIARLELGDFKRRMRREMKKQSDIQAEYYWQTARGIDPSPVVAGIRHKLKSISHGKALRSGLYRKLEDIEVVLLELVVEVCRRTRRHKCRGSVVSVGAAETDGTRSSWFGRQTKLLQPTALTHEVAAAALKLLREHWSGMPVSRLTISLGGLSDEGVDQLDLFEDRQAILRIERATDYIKDRYGSDAIMRASSLLAAGVARERAEQIGGHYK; encoded by the coding sequence ATGCCTCATGAACGGACGATTTTCCTGATCGACGGCCAGTCCTTTTACGCATCCATCGAAAAAGCGCGCCATCCCGGCCTGATGCACAAGCCGGTCGCCGTCGGCGATCCCGCCCGGCGCTCCGGCATTATCCTCGCGGCTTGCCCGATCGCCAAGGCCAAGGGCGTCACGACGGCCGAACGGGTCGGCGAGGCGCTCGCCAAATGTCCGGATCTGATCGTCATCCGCCCGCGGATGCAGACCTACATCGGCATCTCGCTGTTCATGACGCAGATCTACGAAGCGTTCACCGATCAGGTCGAGCCGTACAGCATCGACGAGCAGTTCCTCGACGTCACGGGCTCGATCCCAGCCTACGGGCCACCGGAGCTGATCGCCGAGCTGATCCAGAATCACGTGAAGCTCTCCACGAATATCAATGTCCGCGTCGGCGTCGGCCCGACGAAGATTCTCGCGAAGATGGCGCTGGACAATTATGCAAAAAAAACGCCCGAGGGCGTATCCACGCTGACCTTCGACAAACTGGAGGACACCCTCTGGAAGCTCCCCGTCCACAACATGTTCATGGTCGGCTCCCGCATGACGCGCCATTTCACCCGCATGGGGCTCGCCAATATCGGAGACATCGCGCGGCTCGAGCTGGGAGACTTCAAGCGGCGAATGCGCCGCGAGATGAAAAAGCAGAGCGACATCCAGGCGGAATATTACTGGCAGACCGCGCGGGGCATCGATCCGAGTCCGGTCGTGGCCGGCATCCGCCACAAGCTCAAGTCGATCAGCCACGGCAAGGCGCTGCGCAGCGGCCTGTACCGCAAGCTCGAGGATATCGAGGTCGTCCTGCTCGAGCTCGTCGTCGAGGTATGCCGCCGCACGCGCCGGCACAAATGCAGAGGCAGCGTCGTCTCGGTCGGGGCCGCGGAGACGGACGGCACGCGTTCGTCCTGGTTCGGACGCCAGACCAAGCTGCTGCAGCCGACCGCGCTCACGCACGAGGTGGCCGCAGCGGCGCTCAAGCTGCTTCGCGAGCACTGGAGCGGCATGCCGGTCAGCCGCCTGACCATCTCGCTCGGCGGGCTGTCGGACGAAGGCGTCGACCAGCTCGACCTGTTCGAAGATCGGCAGGCTATTTTGCGGATAGAACGGGCTACGGATTACATCAAGGACCGTTACGGGAGCGATGCCATCATGCGGGCCTCCTCGCTGCTTGCCGCCGGCGTCGCACGCGAACGGGCCGAGCAGATCGGGGGCCACTACAAATGA
- a CDS encoding DUF4038 domain-containing protein, producing MNRKWRLPARLMVCLLVLGLWAGSNAPEGSANHASPIVKVEQWKVAEITLTSKKDYSDPFKDVQISATFFGPGQTIITRPGYWDGGRTWKIRFAPTEPGMWSYRVTASDPSDTGLHNQAGQVLSQKYKGDLDIYKHGFLKVSDSGRHLSYADGTPFFYLGDTHWILPHERFSTSNAPGVASQFKYMVDKRKDQGFTVYQSEPIWQPHGGTHTGADEEKTANLSDGFTADDLEGFRNLDRKFKYIADSGLVHANAQVTWALDPSQYPIYTEDYMARIATYWVARFGAYPVIWTIAQEIDKNMYGNYNEETMGKWFAVGQSLADNDAYKHPIMPHMESTNSTLPASSSWSGKPYHDGWAVQWQGNLSGMRVAKSFWNASPSKPAVLYESGYDQFWTDNRGALGAAYKAFQYGMYGYGYGAAGVWNDIYSKKGEPDDFGTASEMPGRYYWWFDGANLKTGDQLTDFKRFYSALKWWALVPRFNDGAWASFKDTTRSLLSSDGNDTYVVFFYNNDAATGTLKKMDNTAIYNAYWFDPRQGVYYSIPETVKAKTSSWCIPAKPNNEDWVLLLEKQKKGKPDNKNKKNAVLDPVIQQKIADSLQAESRCFVQTGQEGELPVPVSTWKFDEKTGNTSVESPGSGSPAQLKNGAEIIPGGVAGNALSLDGVDDYAEIDSGALDGKEQFTISLWVNMTRLPKLNYSLIGKEGGDTDNAFRLTILPSGAGHFVMHTPETGWYSMVAAFDWPLQPDQWHQVTITYDGKNARVYVDGEEEGMSGEIRGGLMTVANPIRLGYQSASNIEYAQADIDELRLYDRALTGDQVAKLFSLR from the coding sequence ATGAATCGAAAATGGAGACTGCCAGCCAGATTGATGGTTTGTTTGCTTGTGCTTGGACTGTGGGCCGGATCGAACGCCCCTGAGGGATCCGCAAACCATGCCTCTCCCATCGTCAAAGTCGAGCAGTGGAAAGTCGCGGAAATTACATTGACCAGTAAAAAAGATTATTCAGACCCGTTCAAGGATGTCCAAATTTCGGCGACGTTCTTCGGTCCGGGTCAAACGATCATTACTCGGCCCGGCTATTGGGATGGCGGACGCACGTGGAAAATCCGGTTCGCGCCGACCGAACCGGGGATGTGGAGCTATCGGGTCACCGCTTCCGATCCGTCCGATACAGGGCTTCACAATCAAGCCGGCCAAGTTTTGAGTCAGAAGTACAAAGGTGACCTGGATATCTACAAGCACGGATTTCTGAAGGTAAGCGACAGTGGCAGGCACTTGAGTTATGCGGACGGAACGCCGTTCTTTTACTTGGGAGATACGCATTGGATCCTGCCGCATGAGCGATTCTCCACGTCCAATGCGCCCGGAGTCGCTTCGCAGTTCAAGTACATGGTCGACAAACGAAAGGACCAAGGGTTCACCGTATATCAATCGGAGCCAATCTGGCAGCCGCATGGCGGAACGCACACCGGAGCGGACGAAGAGAAAACGGCGAATTTAAGCGACGGCTTTACGGCAGACGATCTGGAAGGCTTCCGCAATCTGGATCGGAAGTTCAAATATATCGCCGACAGCGGACTCGTACACGCAAATGCGCAAGTGACATGGGCGCTCGACCCGTCGCAGTATCCGATTTATACCGAAGACTACATGGCTCGAATCGCGACTTATTGGGTGGCCCGCTTCGGTGCGTATCCGGTGATCTGGACGATCGCGCAAGAGATCGACAAAAATATGTACGGGAACTATAACGAAGAAACGATGGGCAAGTGGTTTGCCGTGGGGCAGAGCCTGGCCGACAACGACGCATACAAACACCCGATCATGCCGCATATGGAAAGTACGAATTCGACGCTGCCGGCGAGCTCCAGTTGGTCGGGAAAACCGTATCATGACGGCTGGGCGGTTCAATGGCAGGGCAATCTCTCCGGCATGAGGGTAGCCAAATCCTTCTGGAACGCTTCTCCATCCAAACCCGCCGTGTTGTACGAAAGCGGTTACGACCAATTTTGGACCGATAACAGAGGCGCATTGGGCGCGGCATACAAAGCGTTCCAGTATGGAATGTACGGGTACGGGTATGGGGCAGCGGGCGTGTGGAACGATATTTATTCGAAAAAGGGAGAACCGGACGACTTCGGAACGGCTTCCGAGATGCCTGGCCGGTACTACTGGTGGTTTGACGGCGCGAATTTGAAAACGGGAGATCAATTGACCGACTTCAAAAGATTTTATAGTGCGCTGAAATGGTGGGCGCTCGTTCCTCGATTTAACGACGGAGCCTGGGCCTCTTTTAAGGACACTACCCGATCGCTGCTGTCATCGGACGGTAACGACACCTATGTCGTCTTTTTTTACAACAACGATGCAGCCACCGGAACATTGAAGAAAATGGACAACACCGCGATATATAACGCTTACTGGTTCGACCCGCGTCAAGGGGTGTACTACAGCATTCCGGAGACGGTCAAGGCAAAAACTTCTAGCTGGTGCATTCCCGCCAAGCCGAACAACGAGGATTGGGTGCTGCTGCTCGAGAAGCAAAAGAAAGGGAAGCCAGACAATAAGAATAAGAAAAATGCCGTTCTCGATCCGGTGATTCAGCAAAAGATCGCCGACTCCTTGCAGGCGGAATCGCGTTGCTTCGTTCAGACCGGCCAGGAGGGGGAACTACCCGTGCCGGTATCGACATGGAAATTCGACGAAAAGACGGGCAATACGTCTGTGGAATCTCCCGGGTCCGGTTCGCCGGCCCAGTTGAAGAACGGAGCGGAGATTATACCCGGTGGAGTTGCCGGCAACGCGCTCTCTCTGGATGGCGTAGACGATTATGCTGAAATCGATAGCGGAGCATTGGATGGCAAGGAGCAATTTACCATCTCCCTATGGGTGAACATGACAAGGCTCCCGAAGCTCAATTATTCCTTGATCGGCAAGGAAGGCGGAGATACGGACAATGCGTTCAGATTGACGATTTTGCCAAGCGGAGCGGGACATTTCGTCATGCATACGCCGGAAACGGGCTGGTACAGTATGGTTGCGGCATTTGATTGGCCCTTGCAGCCCGATCAATGGCATCAGGTCACCATTACTTATGACGGGAAAAATGCGCGTGTATACGTGGACGGCGAGGAAGAGGGCATGAGCGGTGAGATAAGAGGAGGACTGATGACCGTAGCGAACCCCATTCGTCTCGGCTATCAATCTGCCTCGAATATCGAATACGCACAAGCCGACATTGACGAATTGCGATTATATGACCGGGCGCTGACGGGCGACCAGGTTGCAAAGCTCTTCTCGCTGCGATAA
- a CDS encoding DUF4038 domain-containing protein produces the protein MKSRVMLVMTSMVLFISLVAGQLSISAPRAYAAAYAAELWKAVDITLHSSKSYSNPYLDVDISATFTGPGGISLTIPGFWDGGDTWKIRFAPTVTGTWTFTTTASDPTDTGLHGQTGTVVSQPYSGSLSIYKHGFLKSDSSNRYLTYNDGTPFYWLADTHWMGLSFRERWSASNDSRWSSQYKGMVDKRVKQGYSVYQMNFFAFEQGDVSSSGTYNEGGHVWNYNRYDANASSFISSSSLYDSYVAHPTKALDNREGTMWKAATNVYPQWFSIDLKSNTTLSKIDTLFGANDTWSYKIEGSADNVAYTTLVDRTAGVSGDRFSDPVAATARYVRISITGAAGGSVPSIREFKVYSGTNSLLNWNGFASDLNPGFWQNCDLRIQYAVENGLVAALGIDWGRLLDSGNEDDYKRMAKYIVARYGAYPTVWTGGGEYGQGSAASWKNVLDYTYAIDAYKRANTLHNDYTNTIAFRNDNAYHIDFLQGGHGALLDKSYWLNHYNATPTKVVIEGEANYENINGIPSSYTRETAWNANMAGSAGFSYGAEGLWQATWDGNDTWQVWGGVPTPWYNAIDKPAGEQMRYMKDFFEAAIWWSLKPDASVISWIGAPSGTQRPAAKTNVDRSTIVAYLPSTSTTYSGTLNGLNASETYMASWFNPRTGKYSTINPGFSPNASGQWSIPVQPSTEDWTLWVTKITNTVNPPKMSIGGGTYDSMQGVAITSTTTGATIHYTTDGTTPTTSSPVYTGPLLVTSPYPETIVLKAIAVKSGMASSPQSIAYYKLLAQNLALNRTYSSSSQYDASQTAAKAFDGSASNWQAASGHYANEWIQVDFGSNLTFNTAVISEYGQRTTGFQVQYWNGSGWAAAYTGTTIGDYGSPLTVTFPTVTASKARLFFTGGTGFQPIIYEFELLNRNHALNKPISNYGSSSQYDAGQSADQAFDGLLATDWQAGNQLFSGQWLSVDFGQSVTFSKAVITEYGNRTTGYRIEYWNGSSWATAYTGTTIGDANTPRTVNFPSVTGSKARLYFTSGTMQPVIYEFAIY, from the coding sequence ATGAAAAGCCGAGTTATGCTGGTGATGACTTCGATGGTCCTATTTATTTCGCTTGTAGCAGGTCAGTTGTCTATTTCAGCTCCGAGAGCGTATGCCGCCGCCTATGCTGCCGAACTGTGGAAAGCGGTAGACATTACCTTGCATAGCTCGAAAAGCTACTCCAACCCTTATTTGGATGTAGATATCAGCGCCACGTTTACCGGACCCGGCGGCATAAGCTTAACGATTCCGGGTTTTTGGGATGGGGGGGATACATGGAAAATCCGGTTTGCGCCTACCGTAACTGGCACTTGGACCTTTACGACTACGGCTTCGGATCCGACGGATACGGGATTGCACGGACAAACCGGAACCGTAGTGAGCCAACCTTATTCGGGCTCTTTGAGCATCTATAAACATGGATTTTTAAAATCCGATTCTTCGAATCGCTACCTGACCTACAACGATGGAACGCCTTTCTATTGGTTGGCGGACACCCATTGGATGGGACTGTCTTTTCGGGAAAGATGGTCCGCTTCGAATGATTCGAGATGGTCATCGCAGTATAAGGGAATGGTGGATAAACGGGTTAAACAAGGATATTCGGTCTATCAGATGAACTTTTTTGCTTTTGAGCAGGGCGATGTGAGTTCGAGCGGGACCTACAATGAGGGCGGTCATGTCTGGAATTACAATCGGTATGATGCGAATGCATCGAGTTTTATTTCTTCGAGCAGCCTATACGATAGTTACGTGGCCCATCCTACCAAAGCGCTGGACAATCGAGAAGGGACGATGTGGAAGGCCGCCACAAACGTTTATCCCCAGTGGTTTTCCATCGATCTTAAATCCAATACGACGCTTAGTAAAATCGACACTTTATTCGGAGCGAACGACACGTGGAGTTACAAAATCGAAGGTTCTGCCGATAATGTCGCTTACACGACGCTGGTTGACCGCACGGCAGGCGTTTCCGGAGATCGCTTCTCCGATCCCGTAGCGGCGACGGCCAGATATGTTAGGATTTCGATCACCGGAGCAGCCGGAGGCAGCGTTCCGTCCATTCGGGAATTTAAAGTATACAGCGGGACGAATTCTCTATTGAATTGGAACGGATTCGCTTCGGACTTGAACCCCGGTTTCTGGCAAAACTGCGATCTTCGCATTCAATATGCCGTTGAAAACGGACTGGTCGCAGCGTTGGGCATCGACTGGGGAAGGCTGCTGGACAGCGGCAACGAAGATGATTACAAAAGAATGGCCAAGTATATTGTGGCCAGGTACGGTGCTTATCCAACGGTGTGGACAGGCGGAGGGGAGTATGGTCAGGGTAGCGCGGCCAGTTGGAAAAACGTACTCGATTACACCTACGCTATAGACGCATATAAACGGGCCAATACGCTTCACAATGATTACACGAATACGATTGCGTTTCGCAATGACAATGCTTATCATATCGATTTTCTGCAGGGAGGGCACGGCGCTTTACTGGACAAAAGTTACTGGTTGAATCATTACAATGCGACGCCGACCAAAGTTGTAATTGAAGGCGAGGCCAATTATGAGAATATTAACGGTATACCTTCTTCTTATACGAGGGAAACAGCCTGGAATGCGAATATGGCAGGCAGTGCAGGGTTCTCCTATGGCGCTGAAGGATTATGGCAAGCAACTTGGGACGGCAATGACACTTGGCAAGTGTGGGGCGGTGTCCCGACCCCCTGGTACAATGCCATCGATAAGCCGGCCGGAGAACAAATGCGTTATATGAAAGACTTCTTCGAGGCTGCGATTTGGTGGTCGTTGAAACCCGATGCTTCCGTTATTTCCTGGATCGGGGCTCCCTCGGGAACGCAAAGACCGGCTGCCAAAACAAACGTCGATCGGTCAACGATTGTGGCATATTTGCCTTCAACGTCAACGACCTATAGCGGTACGCTGAATGGCTTGAATGCTTCAGAAACCTATATGGCAAGCTGGTTTAATCCGCGTACCGGAAAATATTCGACGATAAACCCAGGATTTTCTCCGAACGCATCAGGGCAATGGAGCATTCCCGTCCAACCTTCTACGGAAGATTGGACATTATGGGTTACCAAGATCACGAATACGGTGAATCCTCCGAAAATGAGCATCGGCGGAGGGACCTACGATTCCATGCAAGGCGTAGCGATCACTTCAACCACTACCGGCGCAACGATTCATTACACAACCGACGGAACGACGCCGACGACCTCAAGTCCAGTATACACCGGTCCTTTGCTGGTTACATCGCCTTACCCCGAGACCATTGTCCTGAAAGCCATTGCCGTAAAGAGCGGGATGGCGAGCAGTCCGCAATCCATTGCGTATTACAAACTGTTGGCTCAGAATTTGGCGCTTAATCGAACTTACAGCAGTTCCTCGCAATACGATGCCAGCCAAACTGCCGCAAAGGCGTTCGATGGTTCCGCTTCTAACTGGCAAGCCGCATCGGGGCATTATGCGAATGAATGGATACAAGTCGATTTCGGCAGCAATTTAACCTTTAATACCGCCGTGATAAGCGAATATGGCCAGCGTACGACGGGATTCCAGGTTCAATACTGGAACGGCTCGGGGTGGGCTGCGGCTTATACGGGAACGACCATTGGCGATTATGGCTCGCCGCTCACGGTTACATTTCCAACCGTAACTGCGAGTAAGGCTCGACTATTTTTTACGGGCGGTACAGGGTTTCAACCTATTATCTACGAGTTTGAACTCCTGAATCGAAATCATGCCCTAAATAAACCCATATCCAATTACGGCAGTTCTTCACAGTACGATGCCGGTCAATCCGCCGATCAGGCGTTTGACGGGTTGCTCGCGACCGACTGGCAAGCCGGCAATCAATTGTTCTCCGGGCAATGGCTATCGGTTGATTTCGGACAATCGGTAACTTTCAGCAAAGCGGTAATCACGGAATACGGAAATCGCACGACAGGCTACAGAATTGAATACTGGAACGGTTCTTCATGGGCCACGGCATACACGGGAACGACGATTGGCGATGCGAATACGCCAAGGACCGTAAACTTCCCTTCTGTCACTGGAAGCAAAGCGCGACTCTACTTTACTTCCGGAACGATGCAACCTGTAATCTACGAATTTGCAATATATTGA
- a CDS encoding DegV family protein, whose protein sequence is MSKVVLVTDSTSDIPQTTRERLGIEMVPLRVIFGEESYLDNVTLSPAQFYDKLKSSSALPTTSQPSPAQFLEVYERLIAEGHSVVSVHLSSAMSGTYQSATIARSMLDDDSKVAVIDSRSASYGYGALVVSAAELAAQGASVEEVAAEVLRLRKEMKLYFLVNTLEYLQKGGRIGKAAAILGTLLNIKPILTIGDDGVIFPIDKVRGQKRAVARIVELLESDFGAGAAIDLAVVDTPGDTGAADDLVEVLRTRFNVAGFHRSEIGSVIGTHAGPGTAGLFVFPAGSGHIV, encoded by the coding sequence ATGAGCAAGGTTGTTTTGGTAACGGACAGCACGTCGGACATCCCGCAGACGACGCGGGAGCGGCTGGGCATCGAGATGGTGCCGCTGCGCGTCATCTTCGGCGAAGAGAGCTACCTGGACAACGTGACGCTTTCGCCCGCCCAATTTTACGACAAGCTGAAAAGCTCGAGCGCGCTGCCTACGACCTCCCAACCTTCGCCGGCGCAGTTTCTCGAGGTGTACGAGCGACTCATCGCCGAGGGCCATTCGGTCGTATCGGTGCATCTGTCCTCGGCGATGAGCGGCACCTATCAGTCGGCCACGATCGCGAGGTCGATGCTCGACGACGACAGCAAGGTCGCCGTAATCGACTCGAGGTCGGCCTCTTACGGCTACGGCGCGCTGGTCGTGTCGGCCGCCGAGCTGGCCGCGCAGGGCGCGTCCGTAGAAGAGGTCGCCGCGGAGGTGCTGCGACTGCGCAAGGAGATGAAGTTGTATTTCCTCGTGAATACGCTCGAGTATTTGCAAAAAGGCGGCCGGATCGGCAAGGCGGCGGCGATTCTCGGCACGCTGCTTAACATTAAGCCGATTCTGACGATCGGCGACGACGGCGTTATTTTCCCGATCGACAAGGTCAGGGGACAGAAGCGCGCCGTCGCTCGGATCGTCGAGCTGCTGGAGTCCGACTTCGGGGCGGGAGCGGCGATCGATCTCGCGGTCGTCGATACGCCTGGCGACACCGGGGCCGCCGACGATCTCGTCGAGGTGCTTCGGACCCGGTTTAACGTTGCGGGCTTCCACCGTTCGGAGATCGGATCGGTGATCGGCACGCATGCCGGGCCCGGCACGGCAGGCTTGTTTGTATTTCCCGCCGGCTCCGGCCATATCGTCTAA
- a CDS encoding SOS response-associated peptidase, which yields MRKERGLNAMCGRYTITISFEELLAYYAADDSAGSPYGPRYNIAPGQMVPAIVNDGTRNRLGLLKWGLVPPWAEDPKVGSKMLNARVETVAERPAFREALRRKRCLVPADGYYEWKQTADGKRPMRIRRKDRALFSMAAIYESWTAPDGSRLSTCAILTAPAQGHLADIHDRVPIILNRRHEAAWLDRNLQRADEVLQLAIPLDPAELAVDPANRRVGNVANDDPGCLEAEDEQGELF from the coding sequence GTGCGAAAAGAAAGAGGGTTGAACGCGATGTGCGGACGTTATACGATTACGATTTCGTTCGAGGAACTGCTCGCTTATTATGCGGCCGACGACTCCGCCGGCTCGCCCTACGGCCCCCGGTACAATATCGCGCCCGGACAGATGGTGCCGGCGATCGTGAACGACGGCACCCGCAACCGGCTCGGGCTGCTCAAGTGGGGGCTCGTGCCGCCTTGGGCCGAGGACCCGAAGGTCGGCAGCAAGATGCTGAACGCACGGGTCGAGACTGTCGCGGAGCGGCCCGCCTTCCGCGAGGCGCTGCGCCGCAAGCGATGTCTCGTCCCGGCCGACGGCTATTACGAGTGGAAGCAGACTGCGGACGGCAAACGCCCGATGCGTATCCGCCGCAAGGATCGCGCCCTGTTCAGCATGGCCGCAATCTATGAATCGTGGACCGCCCCCGACGGCTCGAGGCTGAGCACATGCGCCATTCTAACCGCGCCGGCACAGGGACATCTCGCGGACATCCACGATCGCGTGCCGATCATCCTTAATCGGCGGCACGAAGCGGCGTGGCTCGACCGCAACCTCCAGCGCGCCGACGAGGTGCTGCAGCTCGCGATTCCGCTGGATCCCGCGGAGTTGGCCGTCGACCCGGCCAACCGCCGGGTCGGCAACGTAGCCAACGACGATCCCGGCTGCCTCGAGGCGGAGGACGAACAAGGCGAGCTCTTCTAA